From one bacterium genomic stretch:
- a CDS encoding ABC transporter ATP-binding protein, which produces MIQADSLSRNYGERWAIRDVSFQAREGEILGFLGPNGAGKTTTMRILTGFLAPTSGRASVAGFDIVEKPMEAKRRLGYLPETAPLYDDFTTREYLTFVARLKRVERRKVADAVDRAMTLCGVDDVADRLIRNLSRGYRQRVGLAHAIVHDPEVLILDEPTSAMDPRQIVEIRKVIKALKGSHTIILSTHILPEATAVCDRVIIINEGGIVAVDTYEQLAARLRSSEKTLVRAARNAGDLPGKLARIPGVLHVAPGADQGDLVVEAELGRDVREQVARAVVEGGAGLLELRPLAMSLEDVFLKLVTHEDAASDDAAIGREDAPA; this is translated from the coding sequence GTGATTCAGGCCGATTCGCTCTCCCGAAACTACGGAGAACGCTGGGCCATTCGGGACGTCTCGTTCCAGGCGCGGGAGGGCGAGATCCTCGGGTTTCTCGGGCCGAACGGGGCCGGCAAGACGACCACGATGCGCATTCTGACAGGCTTTCTCGCACCGACGTCCGGCCGCGCGTCGGTTGCGGGGTTCGATATCGTCGAGAAGCCGATGGAAGCAAAGCGCCGTCTCGGGTACCTGCCCGAGACCGCGCCCCTGTATGACGATTTCACGACCCGCGAGTACCTGACGTTCGTGGCTCGGCTGAAGCGCGTCGAGCGCCGGAAAGTCGCCGATGCGGTGGATCGGGCGATGACGCTGTGCGGAGTGGACGACGTCGCCGACCGGCTGATCCGGAATCTGTCGCGCGGGTACCGACAGCGCGTGGGCCTCGCGCACGCGATCGTCCACGATCCGGAGGTCCTGATCCTAGACGAACCCACGTCCGCCATGGACCCCCGGCAGATCGTGGAGATCCGGAAGGTCATCAAGGCGCTCAAAGGGAGCCACACGATCATCTTGAGCACCCACATTCTCCCCGAGGCCACGGCGGTGTGCGACCGGGTCATCATTATCAATGAAGGCGGGATTGTCGCGGTGGACACGTACGAGCAGCTCGCGGCTCGGCTGCGCAGCTCGGAGAAGACGCTCGTCCGAGCCGCGCGCAACGCGGGCGACCTTCCCGGCAAGCTGGCCCGGATTCCCGGCGTGCTCCACGTCGCGCCAGGCGCCGACCAGGGGGACCTGGTCGTGGAGGCCGAGCTCGGCCGGGACGTGCGCGAGCAGGTGGCTCGCGCCGTGGTCGAGGGAGGCGCCGGGCTACTCGAATTACGCCCGCTCGCGATGAGTCTCGAGGACGTGTTCCTGAAGCTCGTGACGCACGAGGACGCGGCCTCGGACGACGCCGCCATCGGCCGGGAGGACGCTCCAGCATGA